cagtcccagAAGGAGTGACCCAGCTCTTTTATGCCCCAttatgtgtggggagggggcagcggcTAAAGGCAGcacacgacccccccccccaacctgccTCCCAATTTGGGGGGGGTGGAGCAGACAGGACCTCTCTAACCTTTCATGTCCCCTTATGTGACAGCACAAGGCAAGGACaattgacgggggggggggggggggggcaggggggaggcgaGAAAGAGGAAAGCCACCCCAGGATCGCTTAGATCCAAGCTAagctgtgggtgggaggagggtccTAGGACTGGATCCCCCCTCCCTAcgatccccatttcccctacagCGGCGGCCTCTGGAGCGGGGGGATACGGAGCTGCCCCCCTCGTTTGAGCAACGGGTGCAGGTGATGCTCCAGCGTATTGGCATGGGCCGAAGCGGGGCCGAGGCCAAAAGAAAgcaggtgaggggggcggggagcaggccccctggaggaaggggcggggtcgGGTAGGGGTCCCGGGGCTGGGAACCGACTCTCTCAGCTGAACGGTCAGAGATGGTCCTGAAAAGCGGCAGCAGGTTCAAGAGAGGCTCAGATCAGTTTGTGAACCAGTGATCCATGAGTTACCAGAGGGATATTTTGGGATGTCGGATggtcccccccttctctctccccctcccttccttcccttgagGGTtcatgtcaaggagggcaaccatcccaCAGTTCCTCCACGCATCCTGTGTTAGAATGAGCATTGGTCTGCCCCAATAATACAGTGCTTATGGTcttgtcctcccaccccctactcctCACTCTCCCACAGTGCAAAGATGGGGAGATCAAGAAGGCTGGCTCCGATGGTGAGTggggtctggggtggggtggggtggtgcaCCGGCTGAGCtgcaggaggggtgggggcagatcTGAACCAAGAAGCTGGCAGTGCAGGGAGACCTACCAATGACTCCCCCGGCCACTTTTGCCCCAGGAGTCAGGGCTGGTGagttggcaggggagggggaggggaaaccagATGGACAGAGATCGTTCTATCTGGCGCTAGAATGGGGAAAGAGTCACATGTCAAGGAGATTGGGAGGAGGGTAGAGGCTAGTGAGCTGGGCTGCTTAGCTCCAAGGTCTTCTAGGTGACATCATGGACAGCTCGACTGAGTCCCCGCCCCTCTTGCTCAAGTCCCGCACCCACTCAGTCTCTGCAGGTACAGGCTGGAGGCGGCTTGGGTCGGGGTGTGGGGGGCTGAGGAATGCCTCAGGAATAGGGAAATCGGGTGTGGGAATGTGGGGAGTTCAAGGGGTGGGGGAGTAAAGTAGCCCTGCTGTTGTACTCCCCTGGCTAACCCACTCCTCCCCTGCTAACCTCCCTTCTTTGCAGACCCGTCATGCCGCCTGGTCCCAGGGAGCCGGGGGGCTGGTCAGGGGGGCTGGAAGGTGCTGGGGCAGCAGCTGAACGCAGAGCtacgggggaggggctgggaacgGGCCGCATCACCCTCTCGGACTCCCTCCCCTGCTCGCTGCCCTGCTCTGCTGCAGCCAGAGCCTAGtcccctccatcccagcctgTCTCGGGGCTCCCCCGCTCGCAGGACCAGCAACGCCGGGGACACAAGGCCCCCCCGGCAGTTGGGCCCAGAGGCCTGGAGTGAAGGTAtggtggaaaaggcacaggtagAGGGGCAGGGATGTGcctgtgggcctgggaagtcaCCCATACTAACATGgtttccctctgccctcaccgCCTCCTGCCACTTGCCCCTGTTCCACATACATCTGACTACAGGGCCTcgcaggaggtgggaggcaatGGACTGGACCAGGAAGGGCTCACATCTCTGTTCCCCCGCAGACAATCGACTGACTCCCCACATATGGGGAAGGGCTCCAGCCGCCCGGCGAGCCGTGTCTGTGCACGAGGAGCAGTTCCAGACACCGGCCTATGGGACGGTGCCGGATGGTGAGCTGGCGCCTTTCTTCCCCCCAGCCAATCCTCTCTGAGGGCCCGAGGGAGGTCGGGTCCCAGTCCCCATGCCCAGCTGTGCTCCTCTGGCCCTCTTTTCACCCTTGCTGCAGCCTCATTTCTCATTGCAGAGAGTCAGGTGCCTATGCGGCTCCAGCGCTCACCTGTCCTCAAACGCCGACCCCGAGTTGAGGTCTCACCTGCGGCTTCCCCCTCGTTGGGTCTGGGTAAGATGGTGGGATGGCAGGTTGCAGAGGGCCGGGTGGGGACGACGACCAACGCTGGGGCTGGAACCTAAGGTCCAGCTAAGGGGTGCCCCCTCAGGGTGAGGGCTCATTTCACCCCGGCTGCTCCCTTATGCCTCGCAGGTTCAGCCCTGGATCCGGAGCATCACCGGCCGGGGCCCGAGGAGCCAGATGCCCCCGTGGGCGGGGCACCCCCAGCCGGAGAGCTGCCTCCTGGGCTACAGCCTCCCCCCACCAGTCCTCTGCTCACTGGCACCAACCAAAGAGCAGAGAGCCCTgccctccctgacccctgacACTGACACCGATGCCGCATGAgattattttattaaaaaactAAACTGACTGCCCTGGGATGAGCCCCCTgactggtgggaggggagaaaatagGAACGAGACAGAGCAGGTCTTCACCCCTGTCTCCAGCCCAATTTGGGAGTGCACACCCATCAGGTTAGGCCTCAGCTGGCTCCTGCTCCGTCAGGACCTGACAGGCCCAGGCCAGAAGCTCTTTAGTGATCCTGGAGAGAGCAGAAGCCCAGGTCAGGGGGGGcaagggggcgaggggtgggggggaggggctagCTCTGGAACGGAGCACTTTTGGAAAAATGGAGCCTAGGCCCATGAACTCCACAGCTGTGGCTGGATTGCAAATGAGAACACTGAGGTCGTTCTGGCCTCATGACTccatggggtgggaggggtggggaggtaaCTCACCTGGTGGCCCTGACTTCAGTGCAAAGCTGAGTAGAGGGGACAGGGTAGTGGTACTGGAAGGAGGAGCCATCCTTGTGATGCTgtggaggggcctggggggggggggggggaagagaggtaagaagagatggTGTTTCCACTttgtcctcccccagcccaggccaGTTACCCACGCAGGCCAACCCCGCACGATATCCAATGGCATCTCACCCTGGCTGGGCTGCCCTGGGGGAGATTCTCCGGGGGAGGAGCAGCTGTTTCGGGCCCATCAGGTGCAGTGTCCCAGACCCTCTTGACATTCCTGTGGCCCACAAACTCCAGCATGGGCATCAGGCCCCCGGGTCTCTTGGTTCCTGGCGGACCCACACCCTGGGCTCTGCCTCCTGTTGCTATTTGCCCCCTAGAAACCTGCCCCCaagcagggaggacagggcttcGGCCCCTGGCGTAACCGGCAGAGAGCACAACGGGGTCCCTGGCGCTCTGGGCCCGGCCCATGGAGGGCACAGGCCTAAACGAAGAGGATGTCTGCTTGGGAGATGCGACGATGTCAGAGCGGCGGCTGTCCTGGGACGCACGGCTTGCTTCAGCGATGGCCGCCAAGAGCAGGGCTTCTGGAAATAGACACCACCACACTCAGAGAAAAGACTCCCCtgcgagaggaggaggaagaggaggaagtaggCCTCAGGCCAGGCCAAATACCTCTAGCCACTATTCTGGCCAGAGAGAGTCACTAGCTAGGGCCAAGAGAAGTTGTGATGACTCCAACCCCTTTTACAGGCTCCTCTCCACAGGAACGGCCCCACTCTCATTCCCCGAAAGTACCTGGGTTCCTGCTGCCTCTGGAGGATGGCCGTcatgccttcctcccctccactacTCACcatcagaggaagaggaggcggcacaggaacaggaggaggtggaggaggacgaacaggaggaggaggaggtggtcagcgtgagggagaggcaggggtgcagAGTCCAGGGGTGGCTAGAGGTCCTATCTGGGCTCGGGAGCAAAAAATGGCACTCCAAGTCTTGAGGGGATCCTAGCGGGAAAAAACAGCCATTCACCCTCTTACCAGAGACCTGGGAAAAGACAGCTGTGCCCACCACTGTCCCAGCACCGGGGGCTCCGGCCCCAAACCCAACCTGGGGCGTGATCTGCCCCCAGGAAGCCAAgagccgcctcctcttcctcgtcggtGCATAGCCGCAGAGCCGGGACAGTGAAGACAGCTTCTCCCTtgttggggtagagaaaaggacaTGGCCCTGTTCAAGTcctgggcggggaggagaagagtGCAAGGGCCCTGGAGGGACATCGTTTCCCTCTGACATTCCACTCCCAACCTGGGAACCCACCCAGCTCTTGGCTTCCAATT
This genomic stretch from Ornithorhynchus anatinus isolate Pmale09 chromosome X1, mOrnAna1.pri.v4, whole genome shotgun sequence harbors:
- the ACD gene encoding adrenocortical dysplasia protein homolog, which gives rise to MAFSGNLALQPWIQELLLNSNGCWSDRPLPGQLLEVIQDAEGAKKWPGSEDVVRVSDGVSCVCCLITGEATSSTSWEEKQFGFRRAVGQLIVLQEYTVSLREGPRLEDWEFYLTVHSFSLLPLEQPRQVLTDWRWSSGICDSKEDPTIRKRLDELWQKQLQERNLPSSGTALSQLLEEMHEGQREVLTQLAQDCLDLQEPEGAPEKVLSTQWAVARRNAKGEAVFTVPALRLCTDEEEEAALGFLGADHAPGSPQDLECHFLLPSPDRTSSHPWTLHPCLSLTLTTSSSSCSSSSTSSCSCAASSSSDEALLLAAIAEASRASQDSRRSDIVASPKQTSSSFRPVPSMGRAQSARDPVVLSAGYARGRSPVLPAWGQVSRGQIATGGRAQGVGPPGTKRPGGLMPMLEFVGHRNVKRVWDTAPDGPETAAPPPENLPQGSPARAPPQHHKDGSSFQYHYPVPSTQLCTEVRATRITKELLAWACQVLTEQEPAEA